The Cannabis sativa cultivar Pink pepper isolate KNU-18-1 unplaced genomic scaffold, ASM2916894v1 Contig3, whole genome shotgun sequence genome window below encodes:
- the LOC115704638 gene encoding peptidyl-prolyl cis-trans isomerase CYP21-1 isoform X1 gives MRREISFLIQPRCLLLFVVLSIFLIFAFSTPKREEERVEKIEEVPEITHRVYLDIDIDKQRYGRIVIGLYGKVVPKTVENFRALCTGEKGKGVHGKELHYKGSPFHRIISGFVIQGGDIINGDGRGYESIYGGTFPDENFKIKHSHAGVVSMVNSGPDSNGSQFFITTVKASWLDGEHVVFGKVIQGMDTVFAIEGGAGTYSGKPRKKVIIADSGEIPKSKWDEEKR, from the exons ATGCGTCGAGAGATCTCGTTTCTGATTCAGCCAAGATGCCTTCTTCTTTTCGTAGTTCTTTCAATTTTTCTCATATTCGCCTTCTCTACTCCTAAAAGA GAGGAGGAACGTGTGGAGAAAATAGAAGAGGTTCCTGAAATAACCCATAGAGTATATCTGGATATAGATATTGATAAACAACGTTATG GTAGAATTGTGATTGGATTATATGGCAAGGTTGTACCCAAAACTGTCG AAAACTTTAGGGCGTTGTGCACAG GGGAGAAAGGAAAAGGTGTTCATGGAAAAGAACTTCACTACAAGGGATCTCCATTTCATCGTATAATATCTGGTTTTGTTATTCAAGGGGGAGATATAATAAACGGTGATGGAAGGGGATACGAATCCATTTATGGTGGCACCTTTCCTGATGAGAACTTCAAAATAAAACATTCACATGCTG GCGTTGTTTCCATGGTGAATTCAGGACCTGATTCCAATGGCTCACAATTTTTTATCACCACTGTCAAGGCCAGCTG GCTAGACGGAGAGCATGTTGTGTTTGGTAAAGTTATTCAAGGCATGGACACTGTGTTTGCCATTGAAGGTGGAGCTGGAACCTACAGCGGAAAACCCAGGAAGAAGGTGATTATTGCTGATTCGGGGGAGATACCAAAGAGCAAGTGGGATGAGGAAAAAAGATGA
- the LOC115704638 gene encoding peptidyl-prolyl cis-trans isomerase CYP21-1 isoform X2, which yields MRREISFLIQPRCLLLFVVLSIFLIFAFSTPKREEERVEKIEEVPEITHRVYLDIDIDKQRYGRIVIGLYGKVVPKTVDSLLAGEKGKGVHGKELHYKGSPFHRIISGFVIQGGDIINGDGRGYESIYGGTFPDENFKIKHSHAGVVSMVNSGPDSNGSQFFITTVKASWLDGEHVVFGKVIQGMDTVFAIEGGAGTYSGKPRKKVIIADSGEIPKSKWDEEKR from the exons ATGCGTCGAGAGATCTCGTTTCTGATTCAGCCAAGATGCCTTCTTCTTTTCGTAGTTCTTTCAATTTTTCTCATATTCGCCTTCTCTACTCCTAAAAGA GAGGAGGAACGTGTGGAGAAAATAGAAGAGGTTCCTGAAATAACCCATAGAGTATATCTGGATATAGATATTGATAAACAACGTTATG GTAGAATTGTGATTGGATTATATGGCAAGGTTGTACCCAAAACTGTCG ATTCATTGCTTGCAGGGGAGAAAGGAAAAGGTGTTCATGGAAAAGAACTTCACTACAAGGGATCTCCATTTCATCGTATAATATCTGGTTTTGTTATTCAAGGGGGAGATATAATAAACGGTGATGGAAGGGGATACGAATCCATTTATGGTGGCACCTTTCCTGATGAGAACTTCAAAATAAAACATTCACATGCTG GCGTTGTTTCCATGGTGAATTCAGGACCTGATTCCAATGGCTCACAATTTTTTATCACCACTGTCAAGGCCAGCTG GCTAGACGGAGAGCATGTTGTGTTTGGTAAAGTTATTCAAGGCATGGACACTGTGTTTGCCATTGAAGGTGGAGCTGGAACCTACAGCGGAAAACCCAGGAAGAAGGTGATTATTGCTGATTCGGGGGAGATACCAAAGAGCAAGTGGGATGAGGAAAAAAGATGA